Proteins encoded by one window of Synechococcus sp. MVIR-18-1:
- a CDS encoding DUF4346 domain-containing protein, with protein MNQINTAIARDARAQLDDELSQRFIALDPLGYFLIRVDVAADDLVVEHYGNTIDERGLARDPDSGEVIACRQGGPRTPSAVWRGRTAKEVGIALSEGEENHPISCLDHALYLGRELQKAEQCLRDGSTYVQD; from the coding sequence TTGAACCAGATCAATACCGCCATTGCCCGAGACGCGCGTGCCCAGCTGGATGATGAGCTGTCTCAGCGGTTTATCGCTTTGGATCCGTTGGGCTATTTCTTGATTCGCGTGGATGTTGCTGCCGATGACTTAGTTGTTGAGCACTACGGAAACACGATTGATGAGCGAGGCCTTGCTCGAGACCCCGATTCCGGTGAAGTGATCGCTTGCCGCCAGGGTGGACCGAGAACACCGTCGGCCGTGTGGCGAGGGCGTACTGCAAAAGAGGTGGGGATTGCTTTAAGCGAAGGGGAGGAGAACCATCCCATTAGCTGTTTAGATCATGCGTTGTATCTAGGCCGGGAACTTCAGAAGGCC
- a CDS encoding GNAT family N-acetyltransferase — translation MASLKARWHRSIREIPEQQWEQLLGPEVSPFYRWNWLAALEDSGSVAPDQGWQPLHLSLWRGEDQLCALAPLYLKGHSYGEFVFDQAFARLAGDLGLRYYPKLIGMSPVSPVQGYRFHVAADEDLAALTQLMLELIDTFAHKNGILSCNFLYVDPLWRPLAEAAGCASWLNQQSLWTSDGQADFSDYLAGFNANQRRNIKRERKAVREAGLEITPLSGDDLDPSLMQCMHRFYEQHCARWGMWGSKYLDASFFDALATNALREQIVLFSAHRGNPHEPVAMSLCVHDDASLWGRYWGSNEDIDCLHFEVCYYAPIEWALKQGLKSFDPGAGGSHKRRRGFVARPHTSLHRWYEPQMNGLIRGWLGTVNPMMLEEIEAINAELPFRKETPSLAL, via the coding sequence ATGGCATCCCTGAAGGCTCGTTGGCATCGCTCGATTCGGGAGATACCCGAACAGCAGTGGGAGCAACTGCTTGGTCCTGAAGTCAGTCCCTTCTATCGCTGGAATTGGCTCGCTGCTCTTGAGGATTCTGGGAGCGTGGCGCCCGATCAGGGATGGCAGCCACTGCACCTTTCCCTGTGGCGTGGAGAGGACCAGCTTTGTGCGCTTGCGCCTCTGTATCTCAAGGGCCATAGCTACGGGGAATTTGTATTTGACCAAGCGTTCGCACGGCTTGCTGGCGATCTTGGTCTTCGTTATTACCCAAAATTGATTGGGATGAGCCCCGTAAGCCCGGTACAGGGCTATCGCTTTCATGTGGCGGCAGATGAAGATCTTGCGGCATTAACTCAACTCATGCTGGAGTTAATTGATACCTTCGCTCATAAAAATGGCATCCTCAGCTGCAACTTTCTCTATGTCGATCCGCTTTGGCGCCCTTTGGCAGAAGCGGCAGGTTGCGCCTCTTGGTTGAATCAGCAGAGTCTTTGGACATCTGATGGTCAGGCTGATTTCAGTGACTATCTAGCAGGATTTAATGCTAATCAGCGCCGCAATATCAAGCGAGAGCGGAAGGCAGTCCGTGAAGCAGGTCTAGAGATCACGCCACTTTCTGGTGATGATCTCGACCCTTCGTTGATGCAATGCATGCATAGGTTCTATGAACAGCACTGTGCGCGTTGGGGAATGTGGGGTAGTAAGTACCTCGACGCATCATTTTTCGATGCTTTGGCTACGAACGCGTTGCGTGAGCAGATTGTTCTCTTTAGTGCTCATCGTGGCAACCCCCATGAGCCCGTTGCCATGTCACTTTGCGTTCACGATGATGCGTCGCTCTGGGGCCGTTACTGGGGTAGCAATGAAGACATTGATTGTTTGCATTTTGAGGTTTGCTACTACGCCCCGATCGAGTGGGCGCTGAAGCAAGGGCTGAAGAGTTTTGATCCAGGGGCAGGAGGGAGCCATAAACGACGGCGTGGGTTTGTTGCTCGACCTCATACGAGCCTCCATCGCTGGTATGAGCCCCAGATGAATGGACTGATTCGTGGCTGGCTTGGCACGGTCAATCCAATGATGCTCGAGGAGATTGAGGCAATCAATGCTGAGCTCCCTTTTCGAAAAGAGACACCTTCACTTGCTCTGTAA